The proteins below are encoded in one region of Streptomyces cyanogenus:
- a CDS encoding TIGR03936 family radical SAM-associated protein, whose product MQRIRLRYTKRGRLRFTSHRDFQRAFERALRRAEVPMAYSAGFTPHPKVSYANAAPTGTGSEAEYLEIALTEPRDPETLRVLLDESLPAGLDVIEAVEARTSGLADRLTASVWELRLDGVDPADARRAVEAFTGAGSVEVQRMTKNGVRTFDARPAVVSLETHGSPADRPTDQPCAILRLVVRHVTPAVRPDDVLSGLRAVADLAPPVPAAVTRLAQGLFDEETGTVTDPLAPDREAAGGLTAQPAAAATAPDGPA is encoded by the coding sequence GTGCAGCGCATCCGACTGCGCTACACCAAGCGCGGCCGCCTGAGGTTCACCAGCCACCGAGACTTCCAGCGCGCCTTCGAGCGGGCGCTGCGCCGCGCCGAGGTGCCCATGGCGTACTCGGCGGGGTTCACGCCGCACCCGAAGGTGTCGTACGCCAATGCCGCACCCACCGGCACGGGCAGTGAGGCGGAGTACCTGGAGATCGCGCTCACCGAACCGCGCGACCCCGAGACCCTGCGCGTCCTCCTCGACGAGTCGCTGCCCGCCGGGCTCGACGTCATCGAGGCGGTCGAGGCACGGACCTCGGGCCTCGCCGACCGGCTGACGGCCTCCGTGTGGGAGCTGCGGCTGGACGGGGTCGACCCGGCCGACGCCCGGCGCGCGGTCGAGGCCTTCACCGGGGCCGGCAGCGTCGAGGTGCAGCGCATGACCAAGAACGGCGTCCGCACCTTCGACGCCCGCCCGGCCGTGGTGAGCCTGGAGACGCACGGTTCGCCGGCTGATAGGCCGACCGACCAGCCCTGTGCGATACTGCGGCTGGTTGTTCGGCACGTGACGCCTGCCGTACGACCCGACGACGTCCTGTCCGGTCTCCGCGCCGTGGCCGACCTGGCGCCGCCGGTCCCCGCAGCGGTGACCAGGCTGGCGCAGGGGCTGTTCGATGAAGAGACCGGCACGGTGACCGACCCGCTCGCGCCCGACCGCGAGGCTGCCGGGGGCCTGACGGCCCAGCCGGCCGCCGCCGCGACGGCGCCGGACGGTCCCGCGTAG
- the rplU gene encoding 50S ribosomal protein L21 gives MYAIVRSGGRQHKVAVGDIVEVDKISTAKVGDTVELSTLLVVDGDSVTSDPWVLAGIKVQAEVVDHHKGQKIDILRYKNKTGYRRRQGHRQQYTAIKVTSIPAAAK, from the coding sequence GTGTACGCCATCGTGCGCAGCGGTGGTCGCCAGCACAAGGTTGCTGTCGGCGACATCGTTGAGGTTGACAAGATTTCCACCGCCAAGGTTGGCGACACGGTCGAGCTCTCGACCCTGCTCGTTGTCGACGGCGACTCCGTGACCAGCGACCCGTGGGTGCTGGCCGGCATCAAGGTCCAGGCCGAGGTCGTGGACCACCACAAGGGCCAGAAGATCGACATTCTGCGCTACAAGAACAAGACCGGCTACCGTCGTCGGCAGGGCCACCGCCAGCAGTACACGGCGATCAAGGTCACGTCGATCCCCGCGGCTGCGAAGTAA
- the obgE gene encoding GTPase ObgE, with product MTTFVDRVELHVAAGNGGHGCASVHREKFKPLGGPDGGNGGRGGDVILTVDQSVTTLLDYHHSPHRKATNGKPGEGGNRSGKDGQDLVLPVPDGTVVLDKAGNVLADLVGHGTSFIAAQGGRGGLGNAALASARRKAPGFALLGEPGDVQDIVLELKTVADVALVGYPSAGKSSLISVLSAAKPKIADYPFTTLVPNLGVVTAGSTVYTIADVPGLIPGASQGKGLGLEFLRHVERCSVLVHVLDTATLESDRDPVSDLDIIEEELRQYGGLDNRPRIVVLNKVDVPDGKDLAEMVRPDLEARGYRVFEVSAVAHIGLRELSFALGELVGAARAAKPKEEATRIVIRPKAVDDAGFTVVREEVGGEPLFRVRGEKPERWVRQTDFNNDEAVGYLADRLGRLGVEEELMKAGARAGDGVAIGPEENAVVFDWEPTVMAGAEMLGRRGEDHRFDAPRPAAQRRRDKQAERDEALREYDDFDPFE from the coding sequence ATGACCACCTTCGTGGACCGCGTCGAGCTGCATGTCGCCGCGGGTAACGGAGGCCACGGCTGTGCCTCCGTCCACCGTGAGAAGTTCAAGCCGCTCGGCGGCCCCGACGGCGGCAACGGCGGCCGGGGCGGAGACGTCATCCTGACCGTCGACCAGTCGGTCACGACGCTGCTGGACTACCACCACTCCCCGCACCGCAAGGCCACCAACGGCAAGCCCGGCGAGGGCGGCAACCGCTCCGGCAAGGACGGCCAGGACCTGGTCCTGCCGGTGCCGGACGGCACGGTCGTCCTGGACAAGGCGGGCAACGTGCTCGCCGACCTGGTCGGCCACGGCACGTCGTTCATCGCCGCGCAGGGCGGCCGGGGCGGCCTCGGCAACGCGGCGCTGGCCTCCGCCCGGCGCAAGGCGCCCGGCTTCGCGCTGCTGGGCGAGCCCGGGGACGTCCAGGACATCGTCCTGGAGCTGAAGACCGTCGCCGACGTGGCCCTCGTCGGCTACCCGAGCGCCGGCAAGTCCTCGCTCATCTCCGTGCTGAGCGCGGCCAAGCCGAAGATCGCCGACTACCCGTTCACCACCCTGGTGCCCAACCTGGGCGTGGTGACCGCCGGCTCCACCGTCTACACCATCGCCGACGTGCCCGGTCTGATCCCGGGCGCCAGCCAGGGCAAGGGCCTGGGCCTGGAGTTCCTGCGGCACGTGGAGCGGTGCAGCGTGCTGGTGCACGTGCTGGACACGGCGACGCTGGAGTCCGACCGCGACCCGGTCTCCGACCTCGACATCATCGAGGAGGAGCTGCGGCAGTACGGCGGGCTCGACAACCGTCCCCGGATCGTCGTCCTGAACAAGGTGGACGTGCCGGACGGCAAGGACCTCGCCGAGATGGTCCGCCCCGACCTGGAGGCCCGCGGCTACCGGGTCTTCGAGGTGTCGGCCGTGGCCCACATCGGGCTGCGCGAGCTGTCCTTCGCCCTCGGCGAGCTGGTCGGCGCCGCGCGTGCCGCCAAGCCCAAGGAGGAGGCGACCCGGATCGTCATCCGGCCCAAGGCCGTGGACGACGCGGGCTTCACCGTCGTACGCGAGGAGGTCGGCGGCGAGCCGCTGTTCCGGGTGCGCGGCGAGAAGCCGGAGCGCTGGGTGCGCCAGACCGACTTCAACAACGACGAGGCCGTCGGCTACCTCGCCGACCGGCTGGGCCGCCTCGGCGTGGAGGAGGAGCTGATGAAGGCGGGCGCCCGCGCGGGCGACGGCGTCGCCATCGGCCCCGAGGAGAACGCGGTCGTCTTCGACTGGGAGCCGACCGTCATGGCCGGCGCGGAGATGCTCGGCCGCCGTGGCGAGGATCACCGCTTCGACGCGCCCCGGCCGGCGGCGCAGCGCCGCCGGGACAAGCAGGCGGAGCGGGACGAGGCGCTGCGGGAGTACGACGACTTCGACCCGTTCGAGTAG
- the rpmA gene encoding 50S ribosomal protein L27, with product MAHKKGASSTRNGRDSNAQRLGVKRFGGQVVNAGEILVRQRGTHFHPGAGVGRGGDDTLFALQAGAVEFGTHRGRKVVNIVPVA from the coding sequence ATGGCACACAAGAAGGGCGCATCGTCCACCCGGAACGGTCGCGACTCCAACGCCCAGCGGCTCGGCGTGAAGCGCTTCGGCGGTCAGGTCGTCAACGCGGGTGAGATCCTGGTCCGTCAGCGCGGCACCCACTTCCACCCCGGCGCCGGTGTCGGCCGCGGCGGCGACGACACGCTGTTCGCGCTGCAGGCCGGTGCGGTGGAGTTCGGTACCCACCGCGGCCGCAAGGTCGTGAACATCGTTCCGGTCGCCTGA
- a CDS encoding Rne/Rng family ribonuclease has translation MLEPTEPTEGSELNTPSDTLPPRRRRRAASRPAGPPAAAAEAPAEVTVPAIPAADADEVAEVTEDAETTEATEAAEVAEAEGTEEAAAPAARPRRRAARRASAPAGSPASAEAAETVVPAASAEEPEKTAVAEAGAVVTGEEAAPRRTRRRATRSVSAPTAAETAAAETGAAAEAAATEAPAATGAAAPAPAAEEAAPAARPRRRAARRASAPTGSPASAEAAETVVPAAAPAPVAEAAEAAAPAPAAETEEPAAPARPRRRAARRASAPAGSPASAEAAETVVPAASAGAPQAAEGAPAAVAEPEQAAVAEEAPAAVEPEAAAEEAAPRRTRRRATRRVSAPAGEPAAAEAQEAPAAAAAAVPEAAEGAPAAVAEPEQAAVAEEAPAAVEPEAAAEEAAPRRTRRRATRRVSAPVTEEAGAAEAGRQEEAAVTTPTPEETAHTTEPAAAAQAPQAAESEAGAPRRSRRRVVRAASGFAEPARAARPAAAEAAEADAPRRPARPAVAVFQPPVFTEPKFQTPERAAAEAAAETAEVEEPEEYAEERVETGTRRRRRRRAAAEETRPVEAAAEEEEEAEEAPESAEDLAEGEEGDETEGAEGFEESGSRRRRRRGGRRRRRGDAAEGESGEGMDADAEELAAEQAEQDAEDTAEQEEEDAEEGRSEEGGASSTSSRRRRRRRRRAGDTAADAEPSADDPERTVVKVREPRKPSEPSDEVQSIKGSTRLEAKKQRRREGREQGRRRVPIITEAEFLARREAVERVMVVRQNGDRTQIGVLEDGVLVEHYVNKEQSTSYVGNVYLGKVQNVLPSMEAAFIDIGKGRNAVLYAGEVNFEALGMANGPRRIEAALKSGQSVLVQVTKDPIGHKGARLTSQVSLPGRYLVYVPEGSMTGISRKLPDTERARLKTILKKIVPEDAGVIVRTAAEGASEDELRRDVERLQAQWEDIQKKAKNGGSAPTLLYGEPDMTVRVVRDIFNEDFSKVIVSGDEAWQTIHGYVAHVAPDLAGRLSRWTSEVDVFATYRIDEQLAKALDRKVWLPSGGSLVIDRTEAMVVIDVNTGKFTGQGGNLEETVTRNNLEAAEEIVRQLRLRDLGGIIVIDFIDMVLESNRDLVLRRLLECLGRDRTKHQVAEVTSLGLVQMTRKRVGQGLLESFSETCVHCNGRGVIVHLDQATANGGGGKRKKRGGRGEAPEPVHEHVHETAAVAVETGEAVEPEVETAAEVAAEAAEPVALPAPEFAPDEELYSSVAEAEAAAGRGRTRRRASRRASAPAGAPKAERAPRAERAPRAEKPEQAPVAEPAAEVRVPTAQDVTAEEAAARPVQPEPAAEALAEPVAAEDQVVPAPQAEAPAAEEAAPKGRTRRRATRKVSAPAGSPEGAEAAVVTVAETAPAAEAPAEQPAPAAEAPAERPAEAESAAAPARPRRRAVRKATAPTAPEETAVVVVPSAAPEAAEAAPAEAAPQAPAGEVTAEEVAEATAPAKKAARKTTAKKTAAKKTAAKKTAAKKTAAKKTTAKKATKTAKTAAAKSTAKKTTTVSTAADEG, from the coding sequence ATGCTCGAGCCGACCGAACCCACCGAGGGTTCCGAACTCAACACGCCCAGCGACACCCTGCCGCCGCGCAGGCGTCGTCGTGCCGCCTCCCGCCCGGCGGGTCCGCCCGCCGCGGCCGCGGAGGCGCCCGCCGAGGTCACCGTGCCGGCCATACCGGCCGCCGACGCCGACGAGGTCGCCGAAGTGACCGAGGACGCCGAGACCACCGAAGCCACGGAGGCCGCCGAGGTCGCCGAGGCCGAGGGCACCGAAGAGGCCGCCGCGCCCGCCGCGCGTCCGCGTCGCCGTGCCGCCCGCCGTGCGTCGGCGCCCGCCGGGTCGCCGGCGTCCGCCGAGGCCGCCGAGACCGTGGTTCCGGCCGCGTCCGCCGAAGAGCCGGAGAAGACCGCCGTGGCGGAGGCCGGCGCGGTCGTCACCGGCGAGGAGGCCGCCCCGCGCCGCACCCGGCGCCGGGCCACGCGCAGCGTTTCCGCGCCGACTGCTGCCGAGACCGCTGCCGCCGAGACCGGTGCCGCTGCCGAGGCCGCCGCGACGGAGGCGCCTGCCGCCACGGGGGCCGCCGCTCCCGCGCCCGCCGCCGAGGAGGCCGCGCCCGCCGCGCGTCCGCGTCGCCGTGCCGCCCGCCGTGCGTCGGCGCCCACCGGGTCGCCGGCGTCCGCCGAGGCCGCCGAGACCGTGGTCCCGGCCGCCGCGCCCGCTCCGGTGGCCGAAGCCGCGGAGGCCGCCGCTCCGGCGCCGGCCGCCGAGACCGAAGAGCCCGCAGCCCCCGCGCGTCCGCGCCGCCGTGCCGCTCGCCGTGCGTCGGCGCCCGCCGGGTCGCCGGCGTCCGCCGAGGCCGCCGAGACCGTCGTGCCGGCCGCGTCCGCCGGTGCGCCGCAGGCCGCCGAGGGGGCTCCCGCCGCCGTTGCGGAGCCGGAGCAGGCTGCCGTGGCCGAGGAGGCTCCGGCCGCTGTGGAGCCGGAGGCCGCCGCCGAGGAGGCCGCCCCGCGTCGTACGCGCCGCCGGGCCACCCGCCGGGTGTCCGCGCCCGCCGGTGAGCCCGCGGCCGCTGAGGCCCAGGAGGCTCCCGCCGCCGCTGCGGCTGCCGTGCCGGAGGCCGCCGAGGGGGCTCCCGCCGCCGTTGCGGAGCCGGAGCAGGCTGCCGTGGCCGAGGAGGCTCCGGCCGCTGTGGAGCCGGAGGCCGCCGCCGAGGAGGCCGCTCCCCGTCGTACGCGCCGCCGTGCCACCCGCCGGGTGTCCGCGCCCGTCACCGAGGAAGCCGGGGCCGCCGAGGCCGGCCGGCAGGAGGAGGCCGCGGTGACCACCCCCACCCCGGAGGAGACCGCGCACACCACCGAGCCGGCCGCCGCCGCACAGGCGCCGCAGGCCGCCGAGTCCGAGGCAGGGGCCCCGCGCCGGTCCCGCCGCCGGGTCGTCCGCGCCGCGTCCGGGTTCGCCGAGCCCGCCCGCGCGGCCCGGCCCGCCGCCGCGGAGGCCGCCGAGGCCGATGCCCCGCGCCGCCCCGCCCGCCCCGCCGTCGCCGTCTTCCAGCCGCCGGTCTTCACCGAGCCCAAGTTCCAGACCCCGGAGCGGGCCGCTGCCGAGGCCGCTGCCGAGACCGCCGAGGTGGAGGAGCCCGAGGAGTACGCGGAGGAGCGCGTCGAGACCGGCACCCGCCGGCGCCGGCGCCGCCGTGCTGCCGCCGAGGAGACCCGCCCGGTCGAGGCCGCCGCCGAGGAAGAGGAGGAGGCCGAGGAGGCCCCCGAATCGGCCGAGGACCTCGCCGAGGGCGAGGAGGGCGACGAGACCGAGGGCGCCGAGGGCTTCGAGGAGTCCGGTTCGCGCCGCCGGCGCCGCCGTGGCGGACGCCGTCGCCGGCGCGGTGACGCGGCCGAGGGCGAGTCCGGCGAGGGCATGGACGCCGACGCCGAGGAGCTGGCCGCCGAGCAGGCCGAGCAGGACGCCGAGGACACCGCCGAGCAGGAGGAAGAGGACGCCGAGGAGGGCCGCTCCGAGGAGGGCGGTGCTTCCAGCACCAGCAGCCGCCGGCGTCGTCGCCGCCGGCGCCGGGCCGGTGACACCGCCGCCGACGCCGAGCCGTCCGCCGACGACCCGGAGCGCACGGTCGTCAAGGTCCGCGAGCCGCGCAAGCCCAGCGAGCCGTCCGACGAGGTGCAGTCCATCAAGGGCTCGACCCGTCTGGAGGCCAAGAAGCAGCGCCGCCGGGAAGGCCGTGAGCAGGGCCGCCGACGCGTTCCGATCATCACCGAGGCCGAGTTCCTGGCCCGGCGCGAGGCCGTCGAGCGCGTCATGGTCGTCCGGCAGAACGGCGACCGCACGCAGATCGGCGTCCTGGAGGACGGGGTGCTCGTCGAGCACTACGTCAACAAGGAGCAGTCGACCTCGTACGTCGGCAACGTCTACCTCGGCAAGGTGCAGAACGTCCTGCCGTCGATGGAGGCCGCCTTCATCGACATCGGCAAGGGCCGCAACGCCGTCCTGTACGCCGGCGAGGTCAACTTCGAGGCGCTCGGCATGGCCAACGGGCCGCGGCGCATCGAGGCCGCGCTGAAGTCCGGCCAGTCGGTCCTCGTGCAGGTCACGAAGGACCCGATCGGGCACAAGGGCGCGCGTCTGACCAGCCAGGTCTCCCTGCCGGGCCGCTACCTCGTGTACGTCCCCGAGGGCTCGATGACCGGCATCAGCCGCAAGCTGCCCGACACCGAGCGGGCCCGGCTGAAGACCATCCTCAAGAAGATCGTCCCCGAGGACGCGGGCGTCATCGTGCGCACCGCCGCCGAGGGCGCGAGCGAGGACGAGCTGCGCCGCGACGTCGAAAGGCTCCAGGCGCAGTGGGAGGACATCCAGAAGAAGGCCAAGAACGGCGGCAGCGCGCCGACGCTGCTGTACGGCGAGCCGGACATGACCGTCCGGGTCGTGCGCGACATCTTCAACGAGGACTTCTCCAAGGTCATCGTCAGCGGTGACGAAGCCTGGCAGACGATCCACGGCTACGTCGCGCACGTCGCCCCGGACCTGGCCGGCCGGCTGTCGCGGTGGACGAGCGAGGTCGACGTCTTCGCCACCTACCGGATCGACGAGCAGCTCGCCAAGGCGCTGGACCGCAAGGTCTGGCTGCCCAGTGGCGGTTCGCTGGTGATCGACCGGACCGAGGCGATGGTCGTCATCGACGTCAACACCGGCAAGTTCACCGGCCAGGGCGGCAACCTGGAGGAGACGGTCACCAGGAACAACCTGGAGGCGGCCGAGGAGATCGTGCGCCAGCTGCGGCTGCGCGACCTCGGCGGCATCATCGTGATCGACTTCATCGACATGGTCCTGGAGTCCAACCGGGACCTGGTGCTGCGCCGCCTGCTGGAGTGCCTGGGCCGCGACCGTACGAAGCACCAGGTGGCCGAGGTGACCTCGCTGGGCCTGGTGCAGATGACCCGCAAGCGGGTCGGCCAGGGCCTGCTGGAGTCCTTCTCCGAGACCTGCGTCCACTGCAACGGCCGCGGTGTCATCGTCCACCTGGACCAGGCCACCGCGAACGGTGGCGGCGGCAAGCGCAAGAAGCGCGGCGGCCGGGGCGAGGCCCCGGAGCCCGTGCACGAGCACGTGCACGAGACCGCCGCCGTGGCCGTGGAGACCGGCGAGGCCGTCGAGCCCGAGGTGGAGACCGCCGCGGAGGTGGCCGCCGAGGCCGCCGAGCCGGTGGCCCTGCCGGCGCCCGAGTTCGCGCCGGACGAGGAGCTGTACAGCAGCGTCGCCGAGGCGGAGGCGGCGGCCGGCCGTGGCCGTACGCGGCGCCGGGCGAGCCGCCGGGCGTCCGCTCCGGCGGGCGCGCCCAAGGCGGAGCGTGCGCCCAGGGCCGAGCGGGCCCCCAGGGCCGAGAAGCCGGAGCAGGCCCCGGTGGCCGAGCCGGCTGCCGAGGTCCGGGTTCCGACCGCCCAGGACGTCACCGCCGAGGAGGCGGCGGCGCGCCCGGTGCAGCCGGAGCCGGCCGCGGAGGCGCTGGCCGAGCCGGTGGCCGCCGAGGACCAGGTGGTTCCGGCGCCGCAGGCCGAGGCCCCCGCCGCCGAGGAGGCCGCGCCCAAGGGCCGTACGCGCCGTCGGGCCACCCGGAAGGTGTCGGCCCCGGCCGGCTCTCCCGAGGGCGCCGAGGCGGCCGTGGTGACGGTGGCGGAGACCGCGCCCGCGGCCGAGGCGCCGGCGGAGCAGCCCGCTCCGGCCGCCGAGGCCCCGGCCGAGCGGCCGGCGGAGGCCGAGAGCGCCGCCGCCCCGGCCCGTCCGCGCCGCCGTGCGGTGCGCAAGGCCACCGCGCCGACCGCACCTGAGGAGACGGCCGTCGTGGTCGTACCGTCGGCCGCGCCGGAGGCTGCCGAGGCGGCACCGGCCGAGGCGGCCCCGCAGGCCCCGGCGGGCGAGGTGACGGCCGAGGAGGTGGCCGAGGCGACCGCTCCGGCCAAGAAGGCGGCCCGCAAGACCACCGCCAAGAAGACCGCGGCCAAGAAGACGGCCGCCAAGAAGACCGCGGCCAAGAAGACGGCCGCGAAGAAGACGACGGCCAAGAAGGCGACGAAGACCGCCAAGACGGCCGCCGCGAAGTCGACGGCGAAGAAGACCACCACGGTCTCCACCGCCGCCGACGAGGGCTGA
- a CDS encoding bifunctional cytidylyltransferase/SDR family oxidoreductase, protein MSQHIAKPRTTAVILAGGTGQRVGLSIPKQLLKIAGKAVIEHTLTTFEKADSIDDVIVLMAPGYVPDVEKIVAKAGFTKVKKIIEGGSTRNETTERAISALREGLAEGEDLNVLFHDAVRPLLSQRVIDDCVAALERYQAVDVAIPSADTIIVTRTHGEDGEFITEIPDRSRLRRGQTPQAFKLSTIRRAYDVAAGDPNFQATDDCSVVLKYLPDVPIHVVAGDEYNMKVTQPVDVFIADKLFQLASTAAPEQNGEEAYRELLTGKTVVIFGGSYGIGKDIAELAGSYGANVYALGRSTTGTHVENPEEVDDALSKAYAETGRIDYVVNTAGVLRIGKLAETDNATIEEALKVNYLAPVQIARSSYKYLAETKGQLLLYTSSSYTRGRAEYSLYSSTKAAMVNLTQALSDEWAGDGIRVNCINPERTATPMRTKAFGQEPSGSLLSSEAVARTSLDVLLSELTGHVIDVRQQDPTAGAARASGFEQALASVLDRQDGV, encoded by the coding sequence GTGTCCCAGCACATAGCCAAGCCCCGTACCACCGCAGTGATCCTGGCCGGTGGCACCGGTCAGCGGGTGGGTCTGTCGATCCCCAAGCAGCTGCTGAAGATCGCCGGGAAGGCCGTCATCGAGCACACCCTGACCACCTTCGAGAAGGCCGACTCGATCGACGACGTCATCGTGCTGATGGCGCCGGGCTATGTGCCGGACGTCGAGAAGATCGTCGCCAAGGCGGGCTTCACCAAGGTGAAGAAGATCATCGAAGGCGGTTCGACGCGGAACGAGACCACCGAGCGCGCCATCTCCGCGCTTCGGGAGGGCCTGGCCGAGGGCGAGGACCTCAACGTCCTCTTCCACGACGCCGTACGCCCGCTGCTCTCGCAGCGCGTCATCGACGACTGCGTGGCCGCGCTGGAGCGCTACCAGGCCGTGGACGTCGCCATCCCGTCCGCCGACACCATCATCGTCACGCGCACGCACGGCGAGGACGGCGAGTTCATCACCGAGATCCCGGACCGCTCCCGGCTGCGCCGCGGCCAGACCCCGCAGGCCTTCAAGCTGTCCACCATCCGCCGCGCCTACGACGTCGCCGCCGGCGACCCCAACTTCCAGGCCACGGACGACTGCTCGGTGGTCCTCAAGTACCTGCCGGACGTGCCGATCCACGTCGTCGCGGGTGACGAGTACAACATGAAGGTGACCCAGCCGGTCGACGTCTTCATCGCCGACAAGCTGTTCCAGCTCGCCTCCACCGCCGCGCCCGAGCAGAACGGCGAGGAGGCCTACCGCGAACTCCTCACCGGCAAGACCGTCGTCATCTTCGGCGGCTCCTACGGCATCGGCAAGGACATCGCCGAACTCGCCGGGTCCTACGGCGCCAACGTCTACGCGCTGGGCCGCTCCACCACCGGCACCCACGTGGAGAACCCGGAGGAGGTCGACGACGCGCTGTCCAAGGCGTACGCGGAGACCGGCCGGATCGACTACGTCGTCAACACCGCGGGCGTGCTGCGCATCGGCAAGCTCGCCGAGACCGACAACGCCACGATCGAGGAGGCGCTGAAGGTCAACTACCTGGCCCCGGTGCAGATCGCGCGCTCCTCCTACAAGTACCTCGCCGAGACCAAGGGCCAGCTGCTGCTCTACACCTCCAGCAGCTACACCCGCGGCCGCGCCGAGTACTCCCTGTACTCCTCCACCAAGGCCGCCATGGTGAACCTCACCCAGGCGCTGTCCGACGAGTGGGCCGGCGACGGCATCCGGGTCAACTGCATCAACCCCGAGCGCACCGCCACCCCGATGCGCACCAAGGCCTTCGGCCAGGAGCCGTCGGGCTCCCTGCTCTCCTCCGAGGCCGTGGCCCGTACCTCCCTGGACGTGCTGCTGTCCGAGCTGACCGGGCACGTCATCGACGTCCGCCAGCAGGACCCGACCGCGGGAGCCGCCAGGGCCTCCGGCTTCGAGCAGGCGCTGGCCAGCGTGCTTGACCGTCAGGACGGCGTGTAA
- a CDS encoding alkaline phosphatase D family protein, giving the protein MTAPSPDRRRFLTAGAAVLGAAASAQLWLPGTVRAADTPLPDGVFTLGVASGDPLPDGIVLWTRLAPDPLNGGGMPDAVFPVDWEIAEDERFRRTARRGTAEARPELGHSVHVDVRGLRPDRPYWYRFRAGGQLSPTGRTRTAPHPHQRGGSLRVALASCQNWQHGYFTPYADMLAQDPDVVLFVGDYIYESAPSATAVRRHEGKGEPYTLVQYRNRYAQYKTDPDLAAMHANAPWVVTFDDHEVDNDWAGEIPQDPDKQPHDKFVARLAAAFQAYYEHMPVRATAIPTGPHIQMYRRLEFGRLARLNVLDTRQYRSDQATTQEGAEAPTQTMLGAEQKQWLLDGLYDSPARWNLIASQIMMAETDLLPGDGKLWYYDAWDGYQAERNALLEEFADIRNPVVLSGDRHLTMISDLRTDYADPDSDVVGAEFVGTSISSSGDQDQDAFHRQWDPLMADNPHWKFIDAHRGYHLFDIRRDGIDARVRAVDTVLKPQATASTLARLRVESDEPGVRLV; this is encoded by the coding sequence ATGACCGCACCATCGCCCGATCGCCGCCGCTTTCTGACCGCCGGGGCCGCCGTCCTCGGGGCCGCGGCCTCCGCCCAGTTGTGGCTGCCAGGCACCGTCCGTGCCGCCGACACCCCGCTCCCCGACGGCGTCTTCACCCTGGGCGTCGCCTCCGGCGATCCGCTGCCCGACGGGATCGTGCTGTGGACCAGACTCGCGCCCGACCCGCTGAACGGCGGCGGCATGCCCGACGCCGTCTTCCCGGTGGACTGGGAGATCGCCGAGGACGAGCGGTTCCGCAGAACCGCCCGCCGGGGCACCGCCGAGGCCCGCCCGGAACTCGGCCACAGCGTCCACGTGGACGTCCGCGGCCTGCGCCCGGACCGCCCGTACTGGTACCGCTTCCGGGCCGGCGGCCAGCTCTCGCCGACCGGCCGCACCCGCACCGCTCCCCACCCGCACCAGCGGGGCGGCTCGCTGCGCGTCGCCCTCGCCTCCTGCCAGAACTGGCAGCACGGCTACTTCACGCCGTACGCCGACATGCTCGCCCAGGATCCCGACGTCGTCCTCTTCGTCGGCGACTACATCTACGAGTCCGCGCCCTCGGCGACGGCCGTACGGCGGCACGAGGGCAAGGGCGAGCCGTACACCCTCGTGCAGTACCGCAACCGGTACGCGCAGTACAAGACCGACCCCGACCTCGCCGCGATGCACGCGAACGCCCCCTGGGTGGTCACCTTCGACGACCACGAGGTGGACAACGACTGGGCCGGCGAGATCCCGCAGGACCCCGACAAGCAGCCGCACGACAAGTTCGTGGCCCGGCTGGCGGCGGCCTTCCAGGCGTACTACGAACACATGCCGGTGCGTGCCACGGCGATCCCCACGGGTCCGCACATCCAGATGTACCGCCGCCTGGAGTTCGGCCGGCTGGCCCGGCTCAACGTCCTCGACACCCGGCAGTACCGCAGCGACCAGGCCACCACGCAGGAGGGCGCCGAGGCGCCGACGCAGACCATGCTCGGCGCCGAGCAGAAGCAGTGGCTGCTCGACGGGCTGTACGACTCCCCGGCCCGCTGGAACCTCATCGCCTCGCAGATCATGATGGCCGAGACCGACCTGCTGCCCGGCGACGGCAAGCTCTGGTACTACGACGCCTGGGACGGCTACCAGGCCGAACGCAACGCCCTGCTGGAGGAGTTCGCCGACATCCGCAACCCGGTCGTGCTGAGCGGCGACCGCCACCTGACGATGATCAGCGACCTCAGGACGGACTACGCCGACCCCGACTCGGACGTCGTCGGCGCCGAGTTCGTCGGCACCTCCATCTCCAGCAGCGGCGACCAGGACCAGGACGCCTTCCACCGGCAGTGGGACCCGCTGATGGCGGACAACCCGCACTGGAAGTTCATCGACGCCCACCGCGGCTACCACCTGTTCGACATCCGCCGCGACGGCATCGACGCGCGGGTCCGGGCCGTCGACACGGTGCTGAAGCCCCAGGCGACGGCGAGCACCCTGGCCCGGCTGCGGGTGGAGTCGGACGAGCCGGGCGTCCGGCTGGTGTGA